A stretch of DNA from Streptomyces sp. NBC_01197:
CCACAGCCGCACCTATGATGTGCTCAGGGCGGATGCTCCGTCATCTCACGAGTCCGCCGCTCTGATCAGCGAGGCGATGGAAGGGTACGGGCAGCATGAACAGGCACGATCTCAGCGTAGCGACGTGGGTCAAGAGCAGCTACAGCGACAACAACGGCGGCAACTGCGTAGAGGTGGCCCCCGGATTTCCCGGCGTCGTTCCCGTCCGGGACAGTAAGCGGCCGGCCGGCCCGGTCATGGTCTTCGAGCGGGCGGCCTGGGCGGTGTTCGTCTCGACGTGGAGCAGCTGATGTGGGTGAAGAGCAGCTACAGCGGCGACAACGGCGGCAATTGCGTAGAGGTGGCCCCCGCATTCCCCGGCGTCGTCCCCGTCCGGGACAGTAAGAACCCGGACGGCCCGGCGCTGGTCCTTGAGCAGTCCGCATGGTCCTCGTTCGTATCAGCCCTCCAGCGCGGCCAGTTGAAGCGCTGACCTCAAGTCTGCTTGTCCCGGTCGTCATCGGATGCGCCCCGTACGAACAGCGCAGCGACAACGGCAGCCGTGAGGAAACCCGCGGCGCCGACAGACACCGCCATGTGCAGCCCGCCCAGGAAATTCCCCGCCACCAGCGTGCCGAAGACCGCGACGCCGAAAGCGCTGCCGATCTGGCGTGCGGCGTTGAACGCCGCAGCCGCGGCCCCGCTGCGGCTGTCGGGGACGGCCTCCATCACCGCCGCGGTGGAGGCCGGCATCGTGAACGCGGTACCGAATCCCGCCGCGGCCATCGGCGCGACCAGGGCCAGGTACGACGTGTGGGGGCCGGCCAGGAGCCAGCCGGCCAGGCCCGCCGCTCCCACCGTCAGACCGACCACCATGGGCAGGCGCGGCCCGGTGTGCGCCGTGATGCGTCCGGCCACCGCGGAGGAGAGGGCGACGACCCCCACCAGCGGCAGAAGCGCGAACCCGGTGCGCAGGGCGCTGTAGTGGTGCACCCGCTGGAAGTACAGCGGGGCGAGGAACAGCAGCCCGTAGAAACCGATGTTGAGCAGCACGCCGATGACCACCGACGCGGTGAAGTCCCTGCCGCGGAAGAGCGAGAGCGGCAGCATCGGCGCGGCGGAGCGCCGCTCAAGCAGGACGAAGGCCAGGCCCCCGGTGACGGAGACCGCGAAGGCGCCGAGTACGACGGGGTGCGTCCAGTGCAGCGCCCCCGCCTCGATGAGCCCGCCGGTGAGGCCGGTCAGCCCCACGGCCATCGCGGCCTGCGCCGGCACGTCCAGTCCGGGCCGGGCGGTGGAGCGGGCGGTCCGCGTGGCCGGTACGTACCGCGCGGTCAGGGTGATCGCGACCGCCCCGACGGCGATGTTGACGAGGAAAACGGACCGCCAGCCGAACCCGGCGACGAGAACACCACCG
This window harbors:
- a CDS encoding DUF397 domain-containing protein, with protein sequence MAPGFPGVVPVRDSKRPAGPVMVFERAAWAVFVSTWSS
- a CDS encoding DUF397 domain-containing protein; its protein translation is MWVKSSYSGDNGGNCVEVAPAFPGVVPVRDSKNPDGPALVLEQSAWSSFVSALQRGQLKR
- a CDS encoding MFS transporter; amino-acid sequence: MATRDELTEEPTGGPRRPVLPLVAICLGYFMVILDVTVVTVAVPVIGTALHTSVTGLQWVVDGYSMVFAGLLLFCGGLGDKLGSKPVFLAGLLVFTLASAGCGAAPNVWGLILARLIQGVGAALMVPASLALLKSSYPDKAARARAFGVWGAVSGLAAGAGPVVGGVLVAGFGWRSVFLVNIAVGAVAITLTARYVPATRTARSTARPGLDVPAQAAMAVGLTGLTGGLIEAGALHWTHPVVLGAFAVSVTGGLAFVLLERRSAAPMLPLSLFRGRDFTASVVIGVLLNIGFYGLLFLAPLYFQRVHHYSALRTGFALLPLVGVVALSSAVAGRITAHTGPRLPMVVGLTVGAAGLAGWLLAGPHTSYLALVAPMAAAGFGTAFTMPASTAAVMEAVPDSRSGAAAAAFNAARQIGSAFGVAVFGTLVAGNFLGGLHMAVSVGAAGFLTAAVVAALFVRGASDDDRDKQT